DNA from Synechococcus sp. CBW1108:
AGAAAAACTGTGGAAGCAACCATGGCTGAAAACAGCTGGCTTACCGAAATCCGTTCAAGCCCAAGAGAATGAATGCTGATCTTAATGGCGCATAGAATCAAAACCTGTATCGCAACCAGTCGAATTTTTCTGAAGCGAGTCCTGCGGGCTGCGCCTTGATGACCAAAACGTTTCAATGGCGCGATTTGTCCACCGTTTCAGGCAATGGTACGGGCCTTCCTCTGGGTTACGCACGTGTTGTGCGACACACGAGCCGGAATGGCAGCGCTTTACGCTTCAGGTGTGTTTTGTATCACTGATGGTTGAAGAACTTCTGGCTGCCGTGCGTGCTGATGAGGCTCTGCAGAGCCAGATGCGCACGGTGACAACCTCTGCCGGACTGGCTGAGGTGGCGAAGAAGGCCGGGCTGGACGTGGAAGCTGGTGCCCTCGTGAAGGGGTTTGCTCAGCTGCTCCTCCAGGCTGACAACGATCTGGCGGCACGCAACTTCGACAACCTCGGCTGGGATGTCGGTGAGCTGCTCTGGGCGCTCAAGACCTGGGAGCTGCCCAGCCAGGATTGAGCCCCCGTTGGTCCTGGGTCATCCCCTCGCCAGACGGCTGAGGAAGTCCTGGAGGTTGCCGGCGTTGATCCAGCCAGTGGCGATGGTTTTGCTGCAGTCGGGGTTCACCCGGCCGCGGTGGATGTGGGACGGCCCGGCCGGAAAGATCACTAGCTTGCCCCGCTCAGCCTGCTCGTGGTGCCCCTGCCAGTGGAACTCCGTGCCGGCCTCGGGCACCGTGTTGCAGTAGAGGATCCAGGCCAACACCCGGTGCACCGGTTCCGTGGCCTCGTCGCTGATCGTCCAGTCGCAGTGCCAGCGCTTGAAGCCCTCGCCCGGGGCGTAGTGCTGCAGGTTGAAGATCGGATTGATAAACAGCTGCTGGTCTGGGCAGCAGGCGCGAAACAGGGGCCGCTCCTGCAGATAGCGCTCCAGGCCGGCGCCCACCCCCCGCAGGATCACATCGGCTAGGGCGAAGGCTTCGGGATCGGAGCGGTCGAGCGCCACCAGGCTGATGTCGGTTGACACCTTGGCGGGCTCGCCGCCAGGCCCGAAGGCCACTCCGGGGCGCTGCAAATCGTTGCGCCGCCCATAGAAGGCCAGCACGCCATCGGCCAGGGCCTCAAAGCCGGCGTTGCGATAGGAGGCGATCAACTGCATCAGGGTGTCTGCTGGTCATGATGCCGCCAGGGAATGGCCACCACTCCTTCAAGATGCTGCCAGTGGTTCGGCTGGGCCACGAGCCGGGGCAGCAGTTCCAACCGCTCCAGGGCCTGGGCCACCCGGGCGGGCTCCAGGGAGCTGCCTTGATGCAGGGGGAGCACCAGCACCTGCTGCTCGGCCGGATCGGCCAGCACCTGGAGATCCATGTCGTCCAGTTCCCGTTCGAAGAACAGGCGGCGCATGCGGCCACTGACCGATCCCAGGGCCGCCGCAAAGGTTTCCAGACCCTGACGATCGCCGCTGCAGCCGCAGTTGAGCGACAGCCAGATCATCAGCTTGGCCCAACTCTCTGTGCTCCACAGGGGCTGAAAGCTCTCGCGGTGCTGGCGCACCAGCTCGCCGATGGCGAAATCAAACAAGCTGGCCTGCAGGCTGGAGGCGTTCATGGCCGCCATCCTGCCCAGCCGCGGGCAGACTGCAACCACCCGCGCCCGCCGCAGCCCATGGCCCTCGACTTCAACGATCCTGAACTGGAGTTCGGCGATCTCGTCTACGCCTACCAGAGCTGGGTGATGGCGGTTATCAACGATGAGAAGCTCGGCGGCAGCGAAACCCTGCTCACCGAAGAGATCGCCGACGACGCCCTCAACGCCATGCGCTTCCTGCCCGGCGAAGTGACCAGCGCCATCGAAACCAGCCTGGCCCGTGTCTATGACGTCGATGCCGAGGAGCTCGCCAACCTGCTGTTCCCGGAAAGTTGACACCCCGCAAGAGCAGTCGTGCCCCCTCTCCCCGCTGACGTCCACAGCCGCGCCGGCTCCGAGCTGGCAGCCGAGCTGGCCAGCAGCACCAGCCAGGGGCTCAGCGATCAGGAGGCAGAGCGGCGCCTGGGGGTTTGGGGGCCGAATGCCCTCGGCAACGGGGGGGGCTCACCGGCCTGGCGCCGGTTCCTGGGCCAATTTCACGACCCCCTGCTCTACACCCTGCTGACGGTGGGCGGGATCAAATTGCTACTCCACGAACCCGGCGAGGCGCTGGTGATCTGGAGCGTCACCCTGATCAACGCCGTGATCGGCTACGTGCAGGAAAGCCGGGCCGAAACGGCGATTGCCGCCCTGGCCCGAGCCGTGCGCACCGAAGTGGAGGTGATCCGCGCGGGCCGGCGCCATCGCCTCGCCTCCGAGCAGCTGGTGCCGGGCGACCTGGTGCGCCTGGAGGCGGGCAACAAGGTGCCGGCGGATATGCGCCTGCTCCAGGCCCGCAACCTGCAGCTGGATGAATCGAGCCTCACCGGCGAATCCCTGCCGGCGGCGAAAGACAGCGCAGCCGTTGCCAAGAGCACTCCCCTGGCAGAGCGGATCGGCATGGCCTATGCCGGCAGCCTGGTGACCAGCGGCCTGGGCCTGGGCCTGGTGGTAGCCACCGGTGCCGCCACCGAAGTGGGCCAGATCTCGAGCTCCCTGCAACAGCAGGTCAGCCTGAGCACGCCCCTAACCCGCAAGTTCCGCCGCTTCAGCCACACCCTGCTGCAGCTGGTGCTGGTGCTGGCCGGCCTCACCTTCTTGGTGGGTCTGCTGCGCGGCCGCGATGGGGTCGAGATGTTTGACGGGGCGGTGGCCCTGGCGGTTGGGGCGATTCCGGAGGAGCTGCCGGCGATCGTGACGATCACCCTGGCGATCGGCGTGAACCGGATGGCCCGCCGCAACGCGATCATCCGCAAGCTGCCGGCGGTGGAAGCCCTGGGCAGCACCACCGTGATCTGCTCAGACAAGACCGGCACCCTCACCCAGAACCGGATGACGGTGCAGGAGATCTATGCCGGCGGCGCCCTGGTGCCGATCGAGGCGCTCTGGCCAGGCAATGGCAGTGACGGTGATCTCCTGGCCAGCAATCGGGCCCTGGAAGAAACCCTGCTGGCAGGCCTGCTCTGCAGCGACGCCCGGCCCAGCCAGCAGGAGGGGCTGGTGGGGGATCCCACCGAAACGGCCCTGCTCCAGGCCGCCGCAACGGCTGGCCTGGACCGGCAGCAGGCCCTCGAGCGCCACCCCCGTCGGGATGCCATTCCTTTTGAGTCAAAACAGCAATACATGGCCACCCTGCACGGCAGCGACCGCATCCTGGTCAAGGGCTCGGTGGAAGTGGTGCTGGCCCGCTGCAGCCGCCAGCTGAACCCGAGCGGCCAGGCCGAGCCCCTGGAAGGCGAGCGCATCACCGCCGCGGTGGCGACCATGGCCGGCCGGGGCCAGCGGGTGCTGGCCTTCGCCATCGGGCAGGCCGATGGGGATCCCAACCAGCTGAAGCCCAGCCAGATCGAGCGGGGGCTGGATTTTCTGGGTCTGCAGGGCATGCTCGATCCCCCCCGCCCCGAGGCGATCCGGGCCGTGGCCGCCTGCCAGGGCGCGGGAATCAGGGTGAAGATGGTCACGGGCGACCACCTCGAAACCGCCCGCTCCATCGCCCTCCAGCTAGGCCTGGGAGATGGAGTGGGCAGCCTGGGGGCCATCGATGGCCGCAGCCTGGCCAGGCTCAGCCCGGCTGAGCTGGTCGACTGCGTCCGCCACAACGACGTGTTTGCCCGGGTGGCACCCGCCCAGAAGCTGGCCCTGGTGCGGGCCCTCCAGGCCGATGGGGCCGTGGTGGCCATGACCGGCGATGGCGTCAACGACGCCCCGGCCCTCAAACAGGCCGACATCGGCATTGCCATGGGCAAGGGGGGCACCGAGGTGGCCCGGGAAGCGGCCGACATGCTGCTGACCGACGACAACTTCGCCACGATCGAAGCGGCCGTGGAGGAGGGCCGGGCCGTTTACCTCAACCTGCACAAGGCCCTGGCCTTCGTGCTGCCGGTGAACGGCGGTGCCTCGATGACAATCCTGCTGGGGGCGGTGCTGGGCCTGGAGCTGCCGGTAACAGCCCTGCAGGTGCTTTGGCTGAACATGGTCTGCTCCCTGAGCCTCTCGATCCCCCTGGCCTTCGAGCCCCGGCCACCGGGGCTGATGCGGCAAGGGCCACGGCCCCCAGCCCAGCCCCTCCTGAGCTGGGGTCTGGTGCGCAAGGTGGTGCTGGTTTCAACCTTCTACTGGTGCTTCATCTTCGGGGTATTTCTCTGGGCCCGCTCCCATGGCCACAGCCTGCCCCTGGCCCGCACCATGGCGATCCAGGCCCTGGTGCTGGCCCAGATCGCCTATCTGGTCAGCATCAGCCAGGTCAGCAAGCTGGGCTGGCGCCATTGGCACCACAATCCGATCCTGCTGGCGGGCATCGGCACGGCGGTGGTGCTGCAGCTGGGCTTCAGCCAGCTCGGCTGGATGAACCGCTTCTTCGCCACGGCCCCCCTGGAGCCCCAGCAGTGGTTGATCTGCGGCGTGGCCCTGCTGGTGATGGTGCCGGTGGCCGCCATGGCCGAACGGCTCGATCCCACCACGGGAATTCCGAGGGACTGACCCGGTGATACTGGGCAATACCCGGTGAGGGTTCAAGCACCGGGTTGGCTGGACAACATGGCCAAATGCTGCCCCAAGGCTGGGGATCAAGAATCCGAAGCAGGGCAACATGGCCGATCGAGATACCTTCGCCGTAAACAGCGGAGAGAAGTTTCACCTGGTCGAGAACTTTCAGTTTGAAAGCGGCCAGACACTTGCCCTTGCGCGCATTAATTACACCACCCTGGGCATGCCCCAGCTTGACTCAAATGGACAGATCCAAAATGCGGTTCTGCTCATTCATGGAACCGCATGCAGCTGGCAGATATTCACAGAGGATTGGTGGGCCAACAGCATGTATGGCCCCGGCCAGCCGCTCGATCTGGGCCAAACCTTTGTGATTATCTCAGACAACATTGGTGCAGGCGGCTCAAGCAAACCAAGCGATGGCCTGCGCATGAACTTCCCCTCCTACCAGCATGGGGATGTGGTTCGGGCCCAGCACGACCTGGTAACCAATCACCTGGGTATCAACCAATTACGGGCCGTGATCGGCAGCTCCTTGGGCGGCAGGCTCGCATGGCAATGGGCAATTCAATATCCCCAGGCGGCCAAGAGCATCATTCCGATGGTCGCCTCTCCCTTTCCGCTGGCTGGCCGTCGTGGCATGCAGGATTATCTCGGAATTGAGCCCTTGCTCATTGATCCAAGCTGGGATGGTGGCAATTACCTTGAGCCCCCACGCAACTTTCCCCTAGCCATCATGACCTATTGGATATTTATGTCCGGGGTCAACCACCTATGGAGAGCTGCCCCCACCAGGGAGCTAGCCCTCCGGCACCTGCCCAGGCTGGCAAAGAAAATCGCCGCAAAACTAGATGCCAACGACTGGATCTACCAATTGCGCGCCAATGACACATTCAACGCTGCCCTATCACTTGAAGCGATTGAAGCCCAAGTGCTTGCCGTAGCAATTGACGGCGACGAAATGGTGCCAGTTGAGCTGGGCCAGTTGGATGAGGCCAGGCGCATACTTGCCGAGAAAATGGAAATCGTTCAGATTGGCGATTCCGGCTCGGGCAGGGGCCACACCTCTTTGCAGCATGTACTCCAGGCCTGTGCACCAAGAATTGGTGAGTTCCTTAAATCGCTAGACTGCGATTATTAAGCCAAAATTACTGGCCCAAACTGTTTGACAGCCGCCGCGGCTACTACGCGGAGCAAAAAGATAAGATGCGCGATGCCGGGTTCGAACCAGCGACATCCTGCTTGTAAGGCAGGCGCTCTACCGCTGAGCTAATCGCGCTTGCTGCGCAACCTACACCAACCAACCATGGCCAGCGGCCCCAGCCACGACCGAGCAACCTGGGGACTGTGTCTGCCCTTCGGATTGCTGTGGTGGCCGTGGCAGGGGCTGGCCGGGGCGGCCTGCGCCAGCCTGGCCTTCCTGCTGGGGGGCCTGCTGCTCTCCCCCGACCTCGACACCCGCTCCAATCCCACCCGCCGCTGGGGAGTCCTGCGGCTGCTCTGGTGGCCCTACCGCAACCTGCTGCGCCATCGCTCCCTGCTCTCCCACAGCCCCCTGCTGGGCAGCTGCGGGCGGCTGCTCTACCTGGGCAGCCTGCTGATCGGCCTCAGCTGGCTGGCCCAACCCCTCGGCACCCCTACCCCCGCCGCCCTGGCGCAGCTGGCCCAGCAGCTCTGGCGCGGGCACCAGCCCCTGGTGATCGCGGCGCTGGTGGGGCTGGAGGCCAGCG
Protein-coding regions in this window:
- a CDS encoding Nif11 family protein — its product is MVEELLAAVRADEALQSQMRTVTTSAGLAEVAKKAGLDVEAGALVKGFAQLLLQADNDLAARNFDNLGWDVGELLWALKTWELPSQD
- a CDS encoding 2OG-Fe(II) oxygenase; this translates as MQLIASYRNAGFEALADGVLAFYGRRNDLQRPGVAFGPGGEPAKVSTDISLVALDRSDPEAFALADVILRGVGAGLERYLQERPLFRACCPDQQLFINPIFNLQHYAPGEGFKRWHCDWTISDEATEPVHRVLAWILYCNTVPEAGTEFHWQGHHEQAERGKLVIFPAGPSHIHRGRVNPDCSKTIATGWINAGNLQDFLSRLARG
- a CDS encoding protein phosphatase — protein: MAAMNASSLQASLFDFAIGELVRQHRESFQPLWSTESWAKLMIWLSLNCGCSGDRQGLETFAAALGSVSGRMRRLFFERELDDMDLQVLADPAEQQVLVLPLHQGSSLEPARVAQALERLELLPRLVAQPNHWQHLEGVVAIPWRHHDQQTP
- a CDS encoding HAD-IC family P-type ATPase yields the protein MPPLPADVHSRAGSELAAELASSTSQGLSDQEAERRLGVWGPNALGNGGGSPAWRRFLGQFHDPLLYTLLTVGGIKLLLHEPGEALVIWSVTLINAVIGYVQESRAETAIAALARAVRTEVEVIRAGRRHRLASEQLVPGDLVRLEAGNKVPADMRLLQARNLQLDESSLTGESLPAAKDSAAVAKSTPLAERIGMAYAGSLVTSGLGLGLVVATGAATEVGQISSSLQQQVSLSTPLTRKFRRFSHTLLQLVLVLAGLTFLVGLLRGRDGVEMFDGAVALAVGAIPEELPAIVTITLAIGVNRMARRNAIIRKLPAVEALGSTTVICSDKTGTLTQNRMTVQEIYAGGALVPIEALWPGNGSDGDLLASNRALEETLLAGLLCSDARPSQQEGLVGDPTETALLQAAATAGLDRQQALERHPRRDAIPFESKQQYMATLHGSDRILVKGSVEVVLARCSRQLNPSGQAEPLEGERITAAVATMAGRGQRVLAFAIGQADGDPNQLKPSQIERGLDFLGLQGMLDPPRPEAIRAVAACQGAGIRVKMVTGDHLETARSIALQLGLGDGVGSLGAIDGRSLARLSPAELVDCVRHNDVFARVAPAQKLALVRALQADGAVVAMTGDGVNDAPALKQADIGIAMGKGGTEVAREAADMLLTDDNFATIEAAVEEGRAVYLNLHKALAFVLPVNGGASMTILLGAVLGLELPVTALQVLWLNMVCSLSLSIPLAFEPRPPGLMRQGPRPPAQPLLSWGLVRKVVLVSTFYWCFIFGVFLWARSHGHSLPLARTMAIQALVLAQIAYLVSISQVSKLGWRHWHHNPILLAGIGTAVVLQLGFSQLGWMNRFFATAPLEPQQWLICGVALLVMVPVAAMAERLDPTTGIPRD
- a CDS encoding alpha/beta fold hydrolase; amino-acid sequence: MADRDTFAVNSGEKFHLVENFQFESGQTLALARINYTTLGMPQLDSNGQIQNAVLLIHGTACSWQIFTEDWWANSMYGPGQPLDLGQTFVIISDNIGAGGSSKPSDGLRMNFPSYQHGDVVRAQHDLVTNHLGINQLRAVIGSSLGGRLAWQWAIQYPQAAKSIIPMVASPFPLAGRRGMQDYLGIEPLLIDPSWDGGNYLEPPRNFPLAIMTYWIFMSGVNHLWRAAPTRELALRHLPRLAKKIAAKLDANDWIYQLRANDTFNAALSLEAIEAQVLAVAIDGDEMVPVELGQLDEARRILAEKMEIVQIGDSGSGRGHTSLQHVLQACAPRIGEFLKSLDCDY
- a CDS encoding metal-binding protein; amino-acid sequence: MASGPSHDRATWGLCLPFGLLWWPWQGLAGAACASLAFLLGGLLLSPDLDTRSNPTRRWGVLRLLWWPYRNLLRHRSLLSHSPLLGSCGRLLYLGSLLIGLSWLAQPLGTPTPAALAQLAQQLWRGHQPLVIAALVGLEASAWLHLVQDGDPMPKTPRLLRRGHKRRGRKRRR